In a genomic window of Salegentibacter salegens:
- a CDS encoding PSP1 domain-containing protein — MACSSCSTKDGQPKGCKNNGTCGTDSCNKLSVFDWLSNMSMPNGVAPFNYVEVRFKNGRKHFFENTENLSLSMGDVVAVEASPGHDVGMVSLTGELVRVQMKKKKVKTDSEEVLKIYRKATQKDIDVWEEVRAREEAIKKRAREIAIRLNLSMKISDIEFQGDASKATFYYTADDRVDFRQLIKEFAREFNTRIEMRQIGLRQEAARLGGIGSCGRELCCSTWLTDFRSVSTSAARYQQLSLNPQKLAGQCGKLKCCLNYELDSYLEALKTFPRTDTKLFTKKGTAVCQKIDIFKGVLWYAYEGEWMNWHQLTAEQANKIITSNRKKEDVGSLEEFEVQVQLEEKRDFNNVVGQDSLTRFDIPKGQQKKNKSKKRRKRKGKPSNNA, encoded by the coding sequence ATGGCTTGTAGCAGTTGCTCAACCAAAGACGGTCAGCCAAAAGGATGTAAAAACAACGGTACCTGTGGTACAGATTCCTGTAACAAACTTTCTGTATTCGATTGGCTATCAAATATGTCTATGCCTAATGGCGTAGCACCATTTAATTATGTAGAAGTTCGCTTTAAAAACGGAAGAAAACACTTTTTTGAAAATACCGAAAACCTAAGCCTAAGTATGGGCGATGTAGTAGCTGTTGAAGCTTCTCCCGGTCACGATGTAGGGATGGTAAGCTTAACCGGCGAGCTGGTTAGGGTACAAATGAAAAAGAAAAAAGTAAAAACCGATAGCGAAGAAGTACTTAAAATATACAGAAAAGCAACCCAAAAGGATATTGATGTTTGGGAAGAAGTTCGCGCCCGGGAAGAAGCGATAAAGAAAAGAGCCCGTGAAATAGCAATTCGGCTTAATCTAAGTATGAAGATTAGCGATATTGAATTTCAGGGAGACGCTTCAAAAGCAACCTTTTATTATACCGCAGATGATCGTGTAGATTTCCGCCAGCTAATTAAAGAATTTGCGAGGGAGTTCAATACAAGAATTGAAATGCGCCAAATTGGTTTAAGACAGGAAGCTGCCCGCCTTGGTGGGATTGGCTCTTGTGGCCGGGAACTTTGTTGCTCTACGTGGTTAACAGATTTTAGATCGGTAAGTACTTCGGCGGCGAGATATCAGCAATTATCTTTAAATCCGCAGAAATTAGCGGGTCAATGTGGTAAATTAAAATGTTGTCTTAACTACGAACTTGATTCTTACCTTGAAGCTTTAAAGACATTTCCACGAACCGATACCAAACTTTTCACTAAAAAGGGAACTGCGGTTTGTCAAAAAATTGACATTTTTAAAGGTGTGCTTTGGTATGCATACGAAGGGGAGTGGATGAACTGGCATCAATTAACTGCAGAACAGGCTAATAAAATTATTACTTCTAATCGTAAGAAAGAAGATGTTGGCAGCCTGGAAGAATTTGAAGTGCAGGTTCAGTTGGAAGAAAAACGGGATTTCAATAATGTGGTTGGGCAGGATAGCTTAACGCGCTTTGATATACCCAAAGGGCAGCAGAAGAAAAACAAGTCAAAAAAACGAAGAAAACGTAAAGGCAAACCTTCGAATAATGCGTAA
- a CDS encoding gliding motility lipoprotein GldH produces the protein MRKAAVFLIFISAFALLASCDKKRVYDEYEPIQGGWEKDSTLVFKLEELDSLQNYNLFINVRNNKDYNYRNLFLITEMRFPQGKVITDTLEYEMAAPDGSWLGTGFGDVKESKLWYKENVSFTEPGEYKIAIKQAMRKNDEVEGIENLEGITHIGFRIEENLQ, from the coding sequence ATGCGTAAAGCTGCAGTATTTTTAATTTTTATTAGTGCTTTTGCCTTACTGGCTTCCTGCGATAAAAAGCGGGTTTATGATGAATATGAACCTATACAGGGAGGTTGGGAAAAAGATTCTACTTTAGTTTTTAAATTGGAAGAGCTTGATTCTTTGCAAAACTATAATCTGTTTATAAACGTTAGAAATAATAAAGATTATAATTACAGAAACCTGTTTTTGATTACCGAAATGCGATTTCCACAGGGGAAAGTGATAACCGATACCCTGGAATACGAAATGGCAGCACCAGATGGAAGCTGGCTTGGTACGGGTTTTGGTGATGTAAAAGAAAGTAAACTCTGGTATAAAGAAAATGTGAGTTTTACTGAACCCGGCGAATATAAAATTGCCATCAAACAGGCAATGCGTAAAAACGACGAGGTAGAAGGAATAGAAAATTTAGAAGGAATTACCCACATAGGTTTTAGAATAGAAGAAAACCTACAATAA
- the recA gene encoding recombinase RecA yields the protein MSNDKEKEAKLKALKLTLDKMDKTYGKGTVMKMSDQAVVDIDAISTGSLGLDLAMGVGGYPRGRVIEIYGPESSGKTTLTLHAIAEAQKKGGIAAFIDAEHAFDRFYAEKLGVDIENLIISQPDNGEQALEITDNLIRSGAIDIIVIDSVAALTPKSEIEGEMGDSKMGLHARLMSQALRKLTSSISKTNCTVIFINQLREKIGVMFGNPETTTGGNALKFYASVRLDIRRSTQIKDSNSNVMGNKTRVKVVKNKVAPPFKMAEFDIMYGEGISKIGEIVDIGVDYEIVKKSGSWFSYEDTKLGQGRDAVKILLKDNPDLMEELEEKIKNAIKVAKEA from the coding sequence ATGAGCAACGATAAAGAAAAAGAAGCAAAATTAAAGGCCTTAAAGCTTACCCTGGATAAGATGGATAAAACCTACGGAAAGGGTACCGTAATGAAGATGAGTGACCAGGCCGTAGTAGATATAGATGCAATTTCTACCGGTTCTTTAGGTTTAGATTTGGCCATGGGTGTTGGAGGTTATCCTCGTGGAAGGGTTATTGAAATTTATGGACCGGAATCTTCTGGTAAAACAACTTTAACTTTACACGCAATAGCTGAAGCACAAAAAAAAGGTGGTATTGCCGCTTTTATTGATGCAGAACACGCTTTTGACCGTTTTTATGCTGAAAAACTTGGTGTAGATATAGAAAATCTTATTATTTCCCAACCCGATAACGGGGAGCAGGCTCTAGAGATTACCGATAATTTAATTCGCTCGGGAGCTATAGATATTATTGTGATAGATTCGGTTGCAGCGCTTACGCCAAAGAGTGAAATTGAAGGAGAAATGGGAGATTCTAAAATGGGATTACACGCCCGTTTAATGTCCCAGGCACTTAGAAAACTTACATCTTCTATTAGCAAAACCAACTGTACCGTAATCTTTATTAACCAGCTTAGGGAAAAGATTGGGGTAATGTTTGGAAATCCTGAAACTACTACCGGTGGTAATGCACTTAAGTTTTATGCTTCGGTTCGTTTAGATATTAGACGTTCTACGCAAATAAAGGACAGCAATAGTAATGTTATGGGTAATAAAACCCGCGTAAAAGTTGTGAAAAACAAAGTAGCTCCACCCTTTAAAATGGCTGAATTTGACATTATGTATGGCGAAGGAATCTCAAAAATTGGTGAAATTGTAGATATAGGGGTAGATTATGAGATCGTGAAGAAAAGCGGTTCCTGGTTTAGCTACGAAGACACCAAATTAGGTCAGGGTCGTGATGCGGTAAAAATTCTGTTGAAAGACAATCCTGATTTGATGGAAGAACTTGAAGAAAAAATTAAAAATGCTATAAAAGTAGCCAAAGAGGCTTAG
- the trhO gene encoding oxygen-dependent tRNA uridine(34) hydroxylase TrhO, which translates to MQLYNKLSAKEREALIDQAGEDRLTLSFYAYAKIGNPHLFRNHLFIAWDQMNVLGRIYVAHEGINAQLSVPAKRFEEFKNFIDNIYFLEGVRLNIAIEHDAKAFLKLKVKVRKKIVADGLNDSTFDVTNKGVHVDALKFNELIGDPKTVLVDMRNHYESEIGHFQGAITPDVDTFRDSLPIIEDDLKDYKEDKNLVMYCTGGIRCEKASAYYKHKGFKNVYQLEGGIIEYARQVENQKLENKFIGKNFVFDHRRAEQISEEVIAHCHQCGKACDKHVNCDNEACHLLFIQCEECAEKMNNCCSIECKEIAALPYEEQKALRKGKGNSNKIFKKGRSKVLKYKS; encoded by the coding sequence ATGCAACTGTACAATAAATTAAGCGCTAAAGAGAGGGAAGCACTTATAGACCAAGCGGGAGAAGACCGTTTAACGCTCTCTTTTTATGCCTACGCCAAAATTGGCAATCCACATTTGTTTAGAAATCACCTCTTTATTGCCTGGGATCAAATGAACGTTCTTGGCCGTATTTATGTAGCCCACGAAGGGATTAACGCCCAACTCTCGGTTCCGGCAAAACGATTTGAAGAATTCAAGAATTTTATAGATAACATCTACTTTTTGGAAGGAGTTAGGCTGAATATCGCTATTGAACACGATGCCAAAGCCTTTTTAAAGCTGAAGGTGAAAGTGCGTAAAAAAATAGTTGCCGACGGACTTAACGATAGTACTTTTGATGTAACCAATAAAGGAGTTCATGTTGATGCTTTAAAATTCAACGAACTTATTGGCGATCCCAAAACGGTGTTGGTAGATATGCGAAATCATTACGAAAGTGAAATTGGTCATTTTCAGGGTGCGATCACACCAGATGTGGATACTTTTAGGGATTCTTTGCCGATTATTGAAGACGATCTAAAAGATTATAAAGAAGATAAAAACCTCGTAATGTATTGCACCGGTGGGATTCGATGTGAGAAAGCCAGTGCCTATTATAAGCATAAAGGCTTCAAAAATGTTTATCAGCTGGAAGGCGGTATTATTGAGTATGCCCGCCAGGTTGAAAATCAAAAACTGGAAAATAAATTTATAGGAAAGAATTTCGTTTTTGACCATCGCCGTGCCGAGCAGATTTCAGAAGAAGTTATTGCGCATTGCCACCAATGCGGTAAAGCTTGTGATAAACACGTAAATTGTGATAATGAAGCCTGTCATTTGCTGTTTATCCAGTGTGAAGAATGTGCTGAAAAAATGAATAATTGCTGTTCTATAGAATGTAAGGAGATTGCCGCTTTACCTTACGAAGAGCAAAAAGCTTTGCGAAAAGGCAAGGGAAATAGCAATAAAATATTCAAAAAAGGACGTTCTAAGGTTTTAAAATATAAAAGTTAA